From Theileria orientalis strain Shintoku DNA, chromosome 4, complete genome, the proteins below share one genomic window:
- a CDS encoding DNA helicase — MDNKQFLSESTSFFALKKSIHLINLISKYLSKKAAWSDVLKSQADVQQLIDFAVKSNFPEESVDPYKLNLPENPDSAQSHDISLDSTHGYCSKLVNEDQTSYRSKIVDKGKLDISDISLRPTKLSLSSSLISTDYCSTEIGGPNDASAKETIDRDMPNLFETDEEDGAYESAAIPKVSDNLSSAREKYMNLINTNAIPTLDSSIPPQMFNSSYAYLFNEDFPFSQKVNEINRNVFGFESFRGVQLAAINSLLLGMDCFVLMATGVGKSHCYQLPSLLLNGTVVVFSPLLSLVDDQMHSLKAHGIEAQTLNAKTTMPEFRAISKSLTDRHREYLNGSILFITPEKFDKSKSVLSLLKTMYEMDRLKLFVIDEAHCVSQWGHSFRKDYRKLGNLKNNFPTVPILAVTATATPDVIVDITGVLRMSKCVTLITTINRPNLWLEVREKTKNYMDEVLQILMSTTGCGIVYCLTTSDCDKVAEKIYSHGISVSVYHAKMDLEDRTRSQKLWKSGDVRIIVATVAFGMGIDKPDVRLILHTSAPTSILSYYQEIGRAGRDGKFSTTILWFSPRDFERHKNISDMKNSSSNNYSSEMRDFCSNRTTCRRRMILNAFGEDTSITSCLGCDNCCLNLSSKLLDVTVEATQILNFVSECMSHRTKGILTANILSDALRGSKRSLITKYRLDDNQYHGALRSLSQKRIFEILVKMVKLKILKECRRRSMSFGRTVLIEGSNASKLLRGLMRVTITCYEDPNQAKNDSSTTCSESTQSQTSSKSKPNSKSKKTKNKPASSSDNKTALVPTPTSKPDSKSTPKSTSKSKSTPRSSIITISELLTDEPTRSKLELIDLTGDSEAQSYSTCASNDEVMDNDKEEANYGLFTPDLEGQSQCELTRSDIMALRKNNIRRKIPGGLFESSQPLAWPESQERWSQARSPL; from the exons ATGGATAATAAACAGTTCTTGTCAGAGTCGACTTCTTTCTTTGCACTGAAGAAGTCAATACATCTAATTAATTTGATATCAAAGTACCTATCTAAGAAGGCTGCTTGGTCGGACGTTTTAAAGTCCCAGGCAGACGTACAGCAGCTCATCGACTTTGCTGTTAAGTCCAACTTTCCGGAGGAGAGCGTGGACccatataaattaaatcttcCAGAGAATCCGGACTCAGCTCAATCGCATGATATATCGCTCGACAGCACCCATGGC TACTGCAGTAAACTGGTTAATGAAGATCAAACGAGCTATCGAAGCAAGATTGTGGATAAAGGGAAGTTGGATATCTCTGATATCAGTTTGAGGCCGACTAAACTGTCACTATCGTCTTCTCTGATCTCCACAGACTACTGCTCGACTGAAATTGGAGGCCCTAATGACGCGAGTGCGAAGGAAACAATCGACCGCGATATGCCAAATTTGTTCGAAacggacgaggaggacggGGCCTACGAATCTGCGGCGATACCGAAGGTGTCAGACAACCTGTCGTCGGCAAGGGAGAAGTACATGAACCTGATTAACACGAACGCAATTCCGACGCTCGACTCATCAATTCCACCTCAGATGTTTAACTCGAGTTACGCGTACCTGTTCAACGAGGACTTCCCGTTCAGTCAGAAGGTAAACGAGATAAACAGAAACGTGTTCGGCTTCGAGTCGTTCAGAGGAGTGCAGCTTGCTGCAATAAATTCACTACTGCTGGGAATGGACTGCTTCGTGCTTATGGCGACGGGGGTGGGAAAGAGCCACTGCTATCAACTGCCATCGCTGCTGTTGAACGGCACCGTGGTTGTCTTCTCTCCGCTGTTGTCGCTGGTGGACGACCAGATGCACTCGCTCAAGGCGCACGGCATAGAGGCTCAGACTTTAAACGCCAAGACGACAATGCCCGAGTTCAGGGCAATCTCGAAGTCGTTGACTGACAGGCACAGGGAGTACCTGAACGGAAGTATCCTGTTCATAACGCCCGAGAAGTTCGATAAGTCGAAGTCGGTGCTCAGCCTGCTCAAAACCATGTACGAAATGGACAGGTTGAAGCTGTTCGTCATCGACGAGGCGCACTGCGTGTCTCAATGGGGGCATTCGTTCAGAAAGGACTACCGGAAGCTGGGCAACTTGAAGAACAACTTCCCGACGGTGCCCATATTGGCAGTGACCGCCACCGCCACCCCCGACGTGATCGTCGACATAACGGGCGTGCTCAGGATGAGCAAGTGCGTGACGCTGATAACCACAATCAACAGGCCGAACCTGTGGCTCGAGGTGCGcgagaagacgaagaacTACATGGACGAGGTACTGCAGATCCTCATGTCGACCACGGGCTGCGGCATCGTGTACTGCCTCACGACGTCGGACTGCGACAAGGTGGCGGAGAAGATTTACAGCCACGGCATCTCAGTCTCAGTCTACCACGCGAAGatggacctggaggacaGGACGCGCTCGCAGAAGCTCTGGAAGAGCGGCGACGTGCGCATCATCGTGGCCACGGTGGCCTTCGGCATGGGCATCGACAAGCCGGACGTGCGCCTGATCCTGCACACCTCGGCGCCGACCTCGATCCTGTCGTACTACCAGGAGATCGGCAGGGCGGGCCGCGACGGCAAGTTCTCGACAACGATCCTGTGGTTCAGCCCGCGCGACTTCGAGAGGCACAAGAACATCAGCGACATGAAGAACTCGAGCAGCAACAACTACTCGAGCGAGATGCGCGACTTCTGCTCGAACCGGACGACCTGCCGGCGCAGGATGATCCTGAACGCCTTCGGCGAGGACACCAGCATCACCTCCTGCCTCGGCTGCGACAACTGCTGCCTGAACCTGTCCTCGAAGCTGCTCGACGTGACCGTGGAGGCTACGCAAATCCTCAACTTCGTGAGCGAGTGCATGTCGCACCGCACCAAGGGCATCCTGACTGCGAACATTCTGTCGGACGCCCTCCGCGGCTCCAAGAGGAGCCTCATAACCAAGTACAGGCTCGACGACAACCAGTACCACGGGGCCCTCAGGTCCCTATCGCAAAAACGCATTTTCGAGATTCTGGTTAAGATGGTGAAGCTCAAGATACTGAAGGAGTGCCGGAGAAGGTCAATGAGCTTCGGGCGCACCGTGCTCATAGAGGGCTCGAACGCCTCAAAGCTACTGCGTGGCCTCATGAGGGTGACCATAACGTGCTACGAGGACCCTAACCAGGCCAAGAACGACAGCTCCACAACGTGCTCTGAGAGCACGCAATCACAAACTTCCTCCAAATCGAAACCAAATTCAAAATCTAAAAAGACTAAAAACAAGCCTGCCTCCAGCTCTGACAACAAGACTGCCCTGGTGCCAACGCCTACCTCAAAGCCCGACTCGAAATCAACGCCTAAATCGACTTCCAAGTCCAAGTCCACTCCCAGGTCGAGcataataacaatttctGAACTCCTCACTGATGAGCCGACTCGATCAAAGC TCGAACTAATAGACCTGACGGGTGACAGCGAGGCCCAATCATACAGCACGTGCGCAAGCAACGATGAGGTGATGGATAACGACAAGGAGGAAGCAAATTACGGTTTATTTACACCTGACCTCGAGGGCCAGTCGCAGTGCGAGCTCACGAGGTCCGACATCATGGCGCTACGCAAGAACAACATTCGCAGGAAGATCCCGGGGGGGCTCTTTGAGTCTAGCCAGCCATTAGCCTGGCCCGAGAGCCAGGAAAGATGGTCCCAAGCACGTAGCCCCTTATAA
- a CDS encoding chromosome maintenance protein, with the protein MNYMRNGSIRYISMENWMAYTGPVVLVAKPGVNIIAASNGSGKSAIVCAIALSLGFDVNIVSRGDNIRSFVKRGCSTSVLKVGLVDDQTVDSTLHIERRITLIENASKEDSEQLLKAGQPLSKNTVSVKNEWLLNGKHTCLDSIKASYRKLNIQLENLLTFLAQANVGKFAAMTPQELFRSTLNAINLKYMEEFDNLVELSQNLKSKVSESKLIEEQLQSCENKLSELKIMNDSMTKLKDATLYRNIIKLKLYQVQKKIKLSNITKGYEVTRKRIGDTNNEIYTSETRYNRQKEKYRKMESAARGLYEDSKSKIDQANRIMGVDGPEHKANSITESSNNEPVEQAFYDTISLLTSLASDIKRARSREKISGDADSIKEKMEQITDEIKNLKSQLVSNDEIVNQIAKEKVNEENLRYKLRKYANLSTLKFEQLQFESLMNHLPYMKRDLISRYVNHYKNKPSEIHPIVINDVRVKGKLNRAIVEDTIGNYLDCILLKNSEYESNLSILKNFRLPIVTVPAEPNVLCKVSKKMKLFGVKEFVHELIEASEDTIQCLASLCQINETFIIDEGFYREYFLKNKNPEQLFNNFYATMLDEISSQTGKRVNSFKYFVGRKKHLYKHFAESNYFLDSESVINDNPKVLMEYASYGVKSENRDVSTLEMELDKSIKQLYELNNKLSENNGLNKHLNKKIYELGKQQISLEKSLKTLSTTDHQSKFEKNWTEELEKLTDQRSKILNTSIMESSKNLLLRLQKSAHAKNMLLEASETYNGYCDQMNEIKERGEALKESQTQIETLKSNLSLLKNTHEEQKIRMDNYKSIIAQTKRDIKTSEEMYETSYLNEEQTRTFGEIKKDFENRLINLTEIDLEKELIKADEQLSNLENDDIEEIKLIKMIQEERMNKKKHNDDLGKIRDEIRSLTDRRNREYEEWKQRVKQLVKEIDENFGRYMKYIGDGSDGQVRLELNVEDIKETRLRILVKFDCEKDLLPLLTSYQSGGERGVTTMVYIISVQNLTKNPFFVIDEINQGLDSHYERKLMKLLLRSPNESPSDSQDSANVEFRGEGTMPQYFILTPQLISGYDLSNATLHFPLNGPGIERSLEF; encoded by the exons ATGAATTATATGCGAAATGGGTCAATTAGGTATATTTCCATGGAAAATTGGATGGCCTATACTGGACCGGTAGTTCTTGTTGCCAAGCCAGGAGTGAATATTATCGCAGCATCCAATGGATCAGGAAAAAGTGCCATAGTATGCGCAATAGCATTATCGCTCGGTTTTGatgtaaatatagtttCCAGAGGTGACAACATACGCTCATTTGTCAAGAGAGGATGCTCGACATCGGTACTCAAGGTAGGCCTAGTAGATGACCAAACGGTAGATTCcactttacacattgaAAGAAGGATAACACTCATAGAAAACGCATCGAAGGAAGATTCTGAACAATTATTAAAAGCTGGTCAACCTTTAAGCAAAAACACCGTTTcagttaaaaatgaatggCTACTGAACGGGAAGCATACATGTTTAGATTCCATAAAAGCGTCGTATAGGAAGTTGAACATCCAGTTGGAAAACTTGCTGACGTTTCTGGCGCAGGCAAATGTCGGTAAATTCGCAGCAATGACGCCACAAGAGCTGTTCAGGTCCACACTAAACGCAATAAATCTCAAATACATGGAAGAGTTTGATAATTTAGTAGAGCTATCGCAAAACTTGAAATCGAAAGTCTCCGAAAGCAAGCTAATAGAGGAGCAGTTGCAATCTTGTGAAAATAAGCTCTCGGAACTTAAAATAATGAACGACTCAATGACTAAGTTGAAGGACGCAACACTGTACAGGAACATAATAAAGCTTAAGTTATACCAGGTACagaaaaaa ATTAAACTGAGTAATATCACAAAGGGGTACGAAGTCACAAGAAAGAGGATAGGGGACACGAACAATGAGATATATACGTCGGAGACGAGGTATAACAGGCAGAAGGAAAAGTATAGGAAGATGGAGAGCGCAGCTCGGGGTCTGTACGAGGATTCAAAGAGTAAGATAGATCAGGCGAATAGGATAATGGGAGTAGATGGCCCAGAACACAAAGCGAACAGCATAACAGAGTCGTCAAACAATGAGCCAGTGGAGCAGGCGTTCTACGATACAATATCGTTGTTGACTTCGCTAGCAAGTGATATAAAGAGAGCACGATCGAGAGAGAAGATATCAGGAGACGCAGATTCaataaaggaaaaaatggagCAAATAACAGATGAAATAAAGAATCTGAAGTCGCAGTTGGTCAGTAACGATGAAATAGTGAATCAAATAGCAAAGGAAAAGGTAAACGAAGAAAATTTAAGGTATAAGTTGAGAAAGTACGCGAATCTGTCTACGTTAAAGTTTGAACAGTTGCAGTTTGAATCGCTGATGAATCACCTGCCGTACATGAAGAGAGACCTGATATCGAGGTACGTGAACCactataaaaacaaacccTCGGAAATACACCCTATTGTCATCAACGACGTGAGAGTTAAGGGGAAGTTGAACAGAGCAATAGTGGAGGACACAATAGGAAATTACCTAGACTGCATACTGCTGAAGAACTCGGAGTATGAGAGTAACCTGAGCATCCTGAAAAACTTTAGGCTGCCAATAGTGACGGTGCCAGCGGAGCCGAACGTGCTGTGTAAAGTGAGTAAGAAGATGAAGCTGTTTGGAGTCAAGGAGTTCGTGCACGAGTTGATAGAGGCCTCAGAAGACACAATACAGTGCCTGGCGAGCCTGTGTCAGATCAACGAGACGTTTATAATAGACGAGGGCTTCTACAGAGAGtactttttgaaaaataagaacCCGGAACAGCTTTTCAACAATTTTTACGCAACAATGCTGGATGAAATCAGCAGTCAGACGGGGAAGAGAGTGAACTCATTTAAGTACTTTGTGGGAAGAAAGAAGCACCTGTACAAGCACTTCGCAGAGTCGAACTACTTCCTGGACTCGGAAAGCGTGATCAACGATAACCCGAAAGTCCTTATGGAGTACGCGAGTTACGGAGTCAAGTCGGAAAACAGAGACGTATCAACACTGGAGATGGAGTTGGATAAGTCGATAAAGCAGCTGTACGAATTGAATAACAAACTGTCTGAAAACAACGGATTGAACAAGCACCTGAACAAGAAGATATACGAGTTGGGTAAGCAGCAGATATCACTGGAAAAATCGCTGAAAACACTGTCAACCACGGATCACCAAAGTAAATTTGAGAAGAATTGGACTGAGGAACTGGAAAAACTGACTGACCAAAGGTCAAAAATACTGAACACGTCGATAATGGAGAGTTCAAAGAACCTGCTGTTGAGACTGCAGAAGTCAGCTCACGCCAAAAACATGTTGTTAGAGGCGAGTGAGACATACAACGGTTACTGCGACCAGATGAACGAGATAAAGGAGAGAGGAGAGGCCCTGAAGGAATCACAGACACAAATAGAAACTCTGAAGTCGAACCTGAGTTTACTGAAGAACACACACGAGGAGCAGAAGATAAGAATGGACAACTACAAGAGTATCATTGCACAGACAAAGAGGGACATAAAAACAAGCGAGGAGATGTACGAAACGTCATACTTGAACGAAGAACAGACGAGAACATTCGgggaaataaaaaaggacTTCGAGAACAGGTTGATTAACCTGACGGAGATAGACCTGGAAAAGGAGCTGATAAAGGCAGACGAGCAGCTGAGTAACCTGGAAAACGACGACATAGAGGAGATTAAACTGATTAAAATGATCCAGGAGGAGAGGATGAACAAGAAAAAGCACAATGACGACCTCGGCAAGATAAGGGACGAAATAAGGAGCCTGACAGACCGGAGGAACCGCGAGTACGAAGAGTGGAAGCAGAGGGTGAAGCAGCTCGTCAAGGAAATCGACGAGAACTTTGGAAGGTACATGAAGTACATCGGAGACGGCTCGGACGGCCAGGTGCGCCTGGAGCTGAACGTGGAGGACATCAAGGAGACGAGGCTGCGCATCCTCGTGAAGTTCGACTGCGAGAAGGACCTGCTCCCGCTGCTCACCTCGTACCAGTCTGGGGGCGAGCGCGGCGTGACGACGATGGTGTACATCATTTCGGTGCAGAATCTGACGAAGAACCCCTTCTTCGTGATTGACGAGATCAACCAGGGGCTGGATTCGCACTACGAgaggaagctgatgaagctgctgctgaggtcCCCGAACGAGTCGCCCTCGGACTCGCAGGACAGCGCCAACGTCGAGTTCAGGGGCGAGGGTACAATGCCGCAGTACTTCATTTTGACGCCTCAGCTGATATCGGGGTACGATTTGAGCAACGCGACACTACACTTTCCACTAAACGGGCCGGGAATCGAAAGATCACTAgagttttaa
- a CDS encoding uncharacterized protein (Kri1 family protein): MPRKSKNKLNKKREEDDEPELNNGNIVDDDEEDDYETTEESEDDSAQFLTEKVEDNIFKTLLKIKNKDPEIYNNDHTFFNDSDFEVEEDEKDKGPEKPLTYSDMLRETLLKEGAEAFEEEDEVPQKGLTYNDEQSQLKKEFLEASKALDDEEFLTKSETVDEIPEFKPSKAIAASEETLDENEQFLKDYILNQRWREDRLENFKVDHSLEKIDEYDEEHLEKADEFEYKYNYRFEEQDGSKIIGYPRNIEDSARKPDERRKLKREEKKRRKMEEKVRRDEKIKRLKNIRKTAYEKMQQIASTAGVPVNPEAVDLDAPFDPEQHERDMKKIIGLGYDKDELDDMDSEEDPELWWKCDECSKGIPAGQLHYDCKACENYTLCEKCIGQAAHEHKDFSSKKVPVVCSPPDEMEESFDLDYEDYIADMPVKFKYRKVDPVPCDVNTVLEKSDKELNQMMPLRNLIGYDTPGQPKHQADFKKKSRHQSKGKKFEFKSPNKAKKYMKSMTTYNVNRDRLSAFGLEKRKLSKKKQD, encoded by the exons ATGCCAAGGAAAtctaaaaacaaattgaaCAAAAAacgtgaagaagatgatgaacCGGAATTAAATAACGGGAATATAGTGGAcgatgatgaagaagatg ATTATGAAACAACAGAGGAATCAGAGGACGATTCGGCGCAGTTTTTAACAGAGAAGGTTGaagataatatttttaaaacgcttttgaaaattaaaaataaggaCCCGGAGATTTACAACAACGATCACACGTTCTTTAACGACTCAGATTTTGAGgtggaagaagatgaaaaagACAAAGGACCA GAGAAGCCTCTCACGTATTCGGATATGCTCAGAGAAACACTGTTAAAggaaggagcagaagcattcgaagaagaagatgaagttCCACAAAAGG GTTTAACATATAACGATGAGCAGAGCCAGCTTAAAAAGGAGTTCCTAGAGGCGTCTAAAGCACTGGACGACGAAGAGTTTCTGACAAAGAGCGAAACGGTGGACGAGATTCCAGAGTTTAAGCCATC CAAAGCGATTGCAGCGAGTGAAGAAACTCTGGACGAAAATGAACAGTTCTTGAAGGACTATATCCTGAATCAAAGGTGGAGAGAGGACAGATTAGAAAATTTTAAGGTGGACCACTCATTGGAGAAAAT TGACGAATATGACGAGGAGCATTTAGAAAAGGCAGACGAATTCGAATACAAGTACAACTACAG GTTTGAAGAACAAGACGGGTCTAAGATAATTGGATACCCAAGGAATATTGAGGACTCAGCAAGGAAGCCAGATGAAAGAAGAAAGTTGAAGCGcgaagagaagaagaggaggaagatggAGGAGAAGGTCAGAAGGGATGAGAAGATAAAGAGGCTTAAGAACATAAGGAAGACTGCGTACGAGAAGATGCAGCAAATAGCATCGACTGCAGGAGTCCCAGTAAACCCGGAAGCAGTAGACCTGGACGCTCCCTTCGACCCAGAGCAGCACGAAAGAGacatgaagaagataatagGACTGGGGTACGACAAGGACGAATTGGACGACATGGACTCTGAGGAGGACCCGGAGTTATGGTGGAAGTGCGACGAGTGCAGCAAGGGAATACCGGCAGGGCAGCTGCACTACGACTGCAAGGCCTGCGAAAACTACACGCTCTGCGAGAAGTGCATAGGGCAGGCGGCCCACGAGCACAAGGATTTCAGCAGCAAGAAGGTGCCAGTAGTGTGCTCGCCGCCGGATGAAATGGAGGAGTCATTCGACCTCGACTACGAAGACTACATCGCAGACATGCCAGTGAAGTTTAAGTACCGCAAGGTGGACCCGGTGCCCTGCGACGTAAACACAGTGCTGGAAAAGTCGgacaaggagctgaacCAGATGATGCCGTTGCGTAACTTAATAGGCTACGACACACCAGGTCAGCCAAAGCATCAAGCAGACTTCAAGAAGAAGAGCCGCCACCAGAGTAAGGGCAAGAAGTTTGAGTTCAAGAGCCCCAACAAGGCGAAGAAGTATATGAAGTCGATGACGACCTACAACGTCAACAGAGACAGACTTTCTGCCTTTGGTTTGGAAAAGAGGAAGTTGTCCAAAAAGAAGCAAGACTAA
- a CDS encoding uncharacterized protein (RNA recognition motif, RNP-1 domain containing protein), translated as MVLSHSNHSRSVYSVLEGCNYSNFSNHGFINSSRRFSTTNSDSTHVENINAKEDAVVKMGDFSSLDLNLRQLCRVSHQNFLVYAYNHFDFDTIIKINNQVLAPYQTYHRKKTEDHRRKYLAKFLKCIAKHKPESDHEMLAELLIRCIDLLTSHDMYSMLRVRYILNYDNSFETLRSSRGIDTLEKFTNVQKAKEIRDKVLEEKASKNKTAKRNLLMRYLKINKLKFLRDQNITKAVYEANIDWNDENINKTEMEESRFAFIYNLPYIEMEYLNDGLKKLLSNFGKVKRMEVIKDRVPPLTSYQRPNVNSKKVTYQPKNKYSPLHAIVEFESKEERNELCSKNLRVFGILFFGRLIYPELAEYKHSLITALYPPFKRMTGALQYIANTLVDANDEYNDEDQSHGKDWYINKLLEFSTCKITPFTRRKKKHGSQLVVTAEKHSKGTSTEEDGNKQIRDNHIDTSMIEDIKKDTLGDLEPQWIVLRFNNFKHAYYARQKLVEQLKYEPRSFVSFDTKRSVFHNGKYMDLPLFRYNQENETDITYSNLSRMNQEAE; from the exons TTGGTTTTATCGCATAGTAATCATTCACGAAGTGTTTATTCAGTACTCGAAGGCTGTAACTATAGCAACTTTAGCAACCATGGTTTTATAAATAGCTCACGAAGGTTCTCAACCACTAACTCGGACAGCACACATGTTGAGAATATTAATGCTAAAGAGGATGCCGTCGTTAAAATGGGAGACTTCAGTTCTCTGGACTTGAATCTGAGACAGTTGTGTAGAGTGTCGCACCAAAATTTTCTGGTTTACGCGTACAATCACTTCGACTTCGACACaatcataaaaataaataaccaaGTGCTGGCTCCATACCAGACGTACCACAGAAAGAAGACAGAGGACCACAGAAGGAAATATTTGGCAAAGTTCCTCAAGTGTATAGCGAAGCACAAGCCGGAAAGTGACCACGAAATGCTGGCAGAGCTGTTGATAAGATGCATAGACTTGCTGACATCGCACGACATGTACTCGATGTTGAGAGTGAGGTACATCTTGAACTAC GATAACTCGTTTGAAACGTTGAGGTCGTCAAGAGGAATTGACACGCTGGAAAAGTTCACGAATGTGCAAAAGGCGAAGGAGATAAGAGATAAGGTGCTGGAGGAGAAGGCGTCGAAAAATAAGACAGCAAAAAGAAATCTGCTGATGAGATACCTgaagataaataaactaaagtTCCTTAGGGATCAAAATATAACG AAAGCAGTGTATGAAGCGAACATAGACTGGAAcgatgaaaatataaataaaacggAAATGGAAGAATCGAGATTTGCATTCATATATAACCTGCCGTACATAGAAATGGAGTACCTAAATGATGGGTtaaagaagctgctgtcAAATTTTGGAAAGGTTAAGAGGATGGAGGTCATAAAGGACAGAGTGCCTCCTCTGACGAGTTACCAAAGGCCGAAcgtaaatagtaaaaaagtaacatATCAGCCAAAGAATAAATACTCGCCACTGCACGCAATAGTAG AGTTTGAAAGCAAGGAGGAAAGAAATGAGCTGTGCAGCAAGAACCTGAGAGTGTTTGggattttgttttttggAAGGCTGATATACCCGGAGCTCGCAGAGTATAAGCACAGCCTGATAACGGCGTTATATCCGCCTTTTAAGAGAATGACAG GAGCACTGCAATACATCGCAAACACACTGGTGGATGCAAACGACGAGTACAACGACGAAGATCAGTCGCACGGTAAGGACTGGTACATAAATAAGCTTTTAGAATTTAGCACCTGTAAAATTACGCCATTcacgaggaggaagaaaaaaCATGGCAGTCAGTTAGTAGTAACGGCAGAGAAACATAGTAAAGGCACAAGTACGGAGGAAGATGGCAATAAGCAAATAAGAGATAACCACATTGATACATCGATGATAGAAGATATAAAAAAGGATACACTGGGAGA TCTGGAGCCGCAGTGGATAGTGCTGAGGTTCAACAACTTCAAGCACGCGTACTACGCGAGGCAGAAGCTGGTGGAACAGCTGAAGTACGAGCCGAGAAGCTTCGTCTCATTTGATACGAAACGATCTGTGTTCCACAACG GGAAGTACATGGACCTGCCACTTTTCCGCTACAACCAGGAAAACGAAACGGATATAACGTATTCAAACCTAAGTAGGATGAATCAGGAAGCggaataa